Within the Marinitoga hydrogenitolerans DSM 16785 genome, the region CAAAAGATGGAAAACTAAAAATAAACGAACTTATGAAGAAATACATAGAGTATATAAAAAAACGTGGAGGACAGATGTTTAAAGGAAAAAATTATATGAAGGAGTATATCAATATAATCTTGATATATTTTTAAATACATATATGGAAGAATTAGGAGGAGAAGTATTAACAGAAGTAGAAATAGATGGAGGAAAAATAGATTTACTAATAAGATATGAAAAGCAAAAATATCTAATAGAAATAAAAAGGAATCCTGATCCAAAAAAGTATGAAAATGCCAAAAAACAATTGTTAGAATACTTAAAGAGAATTGGATTAAAAGAAGGGTGGTTAATAATATATTCTAATGCAATAAAAGATTTCGAATATATAACAGAAGAAGAAAATGGAATAAAATTACATATTTGGTTTATAAAAACAAATTTGAAAGTCCATCAAAAATTAATTAATTTAATATTTTAATATTGATATATAATGCGCCTGTTTTTAGTCTTTGTATTAAAGAACTCAACAAATTATCCCAAATAATATATAATATAAAACTACATAGATAAATTTTCTTCATAATGAAAAATGGATTATTTCTGCTGTTAAAAATTCTTGGATAAAAATATTTAAAGATAAAGCTTTAACAAAGGCTTTGTTAGATAGAATAACTCATAATGCAATAATACTTGATATGAATGGATATAGTTACAGAAAAAAAGCCTTAAAACAAAACAATAATTCTTAAAATAAATCTTTAAAAACTATTATTCAAATCAATATATTGTGGGGGTCAAATTTTTACCCCAGGGGGTCAAAAGTTACTTGACATTTGCACTCTATTTAGACTAAATATTTAAAATATTAAATCAATATTT harbors:
- a CDS encoding ATP-binding protein, which produces MKIFKDKALTKALLDRITHNAIILDMNGYSYRKKALKQNNNS
- a CDS encoding PD-(D/E)XK nuclease family protein, which produces MEELGGEVLTEVEIDGGKIDLLIRYEKQKYLIEIKRNPDPKKYENAKKQLLEYLKRIGLKEGWLIIYSNAIKDFEYITEEENGIKLHIWFIKTNLKVHQKLINLIF